One window of Microcoleus vaginatus PCC 9802 genomic DNA carries:
- a CDS encoding efflux RND transporter periplasmic adaptor subunit — translation MYLVKHFQIKKELTPWLSGLLAASLLAGVGYTAYSQLTVKSTRETRRKEKTVAVERVNLPITISANGTIVPERSVNVSPKTSGMLKSLLVKEGDKVEKGQILAYMDDSNLQGQLTQTRGQLAAAEANLEKLVNGTRTQDIAVAKAVLAEQQASLEKLLNGNRTQDIAVAEAALAEQQATLQKLLNGNRSQDIAVAEAQLAEQQANLQKLLKGNRPEDIAQAIAKLRDAEYGQNQAEEDFQRNQELYNAGAIALQIVNNSRTARDRGQTQVRQAEQAVALLQAGTRPEEIASARAAVEQKRQALTLARSGARPEDIAAGRAAVEQKRQALALTRSGARPEDIAAGQAAVEQKQQALALLEAGSRPEDIAQARAQVLAARGSLQSVQALIDDTVLRAPFTGTVTRKYADPGAFVTPTTAGSAVSSATSSSILSLASKNQLVANVAETNISQIKIGQAASIQADAFTGKTFTGKITQISPQSIVQQNVTSFEVKAAIINDDKQMLRSGMNVNVEFKAGELKNVLVVPTAAIVRQQRETGVFVAGGEEGKPAFMPIKTGMTVDDKTEVRSGLKGNEKVLLSLPPGLRPRSQNPSSGGIPGLQPGGGTRLR, via the coding sequence ATGTACTTAGTAAAGCACTTTCAGATTAAAAAAGAGCTGACTCCCTGGCTTAGCGGACTCCTGGCCGCTTCCCTGCTTGCAGGAGTCGGCTACACAGCTTACAGCCAACTCACAGTCAAATCCACCCGCGAAACCAGGCGCAAGGAAAAAACCGTTGCTGTCGAAAGGGTGAACCTGCCGATTACTATTTCGGCAAACGGCACAATAGTGCCCGAACGTTCCGTTAACGTCAGCCCCAAAACTTCAGGAATGCTCAAAAGTTTGCTTGTCAAGGAAGGAGATAAGGTTGAAAAAGGGCAGATTCTCGCCTACATGGACGACTCCAACCTCCAAGGGCAACTTACCCAAACTCGCGGACAACTCGCAGCGGCAGAAGCAAACCTGGAAAAATTGGTCAACGGCACTCGAACCCAGGACATTGCTGTGGCTAAGGCAGTGTTAGCAGAACAACAGGCAAGTCTGGAAAAATTGCTCAACGGCAATCGAACCCAGGATATTGCTGTAGCTGAGGCAGCGTTAGCTGAACAACAGGCAACGTTGCAAAAATTGCTCAACGGCAATCGAAGCCAAGATATTGCCGTAGCCGAGGCACAACTAGCTGAACAACAGGCAAATTTACAAAAATTGCTTAAGGGCAATCGCCCTGAAGACATCGCCCAAGCAATTGCCAAACTCAGAGATGCCGAATACGGTCAAAACCAAGCAGAGGAAGACTTTCAGAGAAATCAGGAACTCTATAATGCCGGAGCCATTGCTTTGCAAATTGTGAACAACTCCCGCACCGCGCGCGATCGAGGTCAAACGCAAGTCAGGCAAGCCGAACAAGCTGTAGCTTTGCTGCAAGCGGGTACTCGTCCCGAAGAAATCGCTTCGGCGCGGGCTGCTGTGGAGCAAAAACGGCAAGCTTTGACCCTGGCGCGATCGGGCGCACGCCCGGAAGACATCGCAGCAGGGCGGGCTGCTGTGGAGCAAAAACGGCAAGCTTTGGCCCTGACGCGATCGGGCGCACGCCCGGAAGACATCGCTGCGGGGCAGGCCGCCGTCGAGCAAAAACAGCAAGCTTTGGCGCTGCTAGAAGCTGGTTCTCGCCCCGAAGACATCGCCCAAGCCCGCGCTCAAGTTCTAGCCGCTAGAGGCAGCCTGCAAAGCGTTCAAGCGCTGATCGACGACACTGTGCTGCGGGCTCCTTTCACCGGCACTGTCACCCGCAAGTACGCCGATCCGGGCGCTTTTGTGACTCCCACGACTGCAGGTAGTGCGGTTTCTTCGGCGACTTCTTCTTCGATTTTGTCCTTAGCTTCCAAAAATCAATTAGTAGCAAACGTAGCAGAGACTAATATTTCTCAGATTAAGATCGGCCAGGCTGCGTCTATTCAAGCCGATGCTTTTACCGGAAAGACTTTTACAGGTAAAATCACTCAAATTTCGCCTCAGTCGATCGTCCAGCAAAATGTAACAAGTTTTGAGGTAAAAGCGGCAATTATTAATGATGATAAACAAATGCTGCGATCGGGCATGAATGTGAATGTGGAGTTTAAGGCTGGTGAGCTCAAAAATGTTTTGGTAGTCCCGACTGCGGCAATTGTCCGCCAACAAAGGGAAACGGGGGTTTTTGTTGCGGGTGGAGAAGAGGGTAAACCTGCTTTTATGCCGATTAAGACTGGTATGACGGTGGATGACAAGACGGAAGTGCGATCGGGTTTGAAAGGAAATGAAAAAGTGCTGCTTAGTTTACCCCCCGGATTGCGGCCTCGATCCCAAAATCCATCGTCGGGCGGGATTCCGGGTTTGCAACCGGGTGGTGGAACGCGGTTGCGTTAG
- a CDS encoding ABC transporter substrate-binding protein, producing MKLQTRPRTNKISNVQIAFMATEALWNNKLRTSLTMLGVIIGISSVIAITSVGQGVQKSTEEQLKALGTNVLLVLSGASRSGGVSQGSGSATTLTWDDARAIGKQAPAVKAISAYLQRQVQVVYGGQNSFTAILGTDLNYPDVKNIQPQEGRFFNEDELNAAEPVVVLGSKVRDELFGAGANPLSSDIRIQGNRYKVIGVMESKGSVGGTDQDDRVYIPLKNMSSRIVGRNSLAGIAISGFWLETAGEADLADAQFQVENIMRLRHNIYPPQPDDFRVVNQAEIVNTFSNVIGLFTVMIGAIAGISLVVGGIGIANIMLVSVVERTKEIGIRKAVGATNAAILIQFMAESILVSTVGGTAGIGLGIVIAFGASTAFKFPFVVSVWSIAAGFGLSFTVGLLAGVLPARNAARLDPIAALRND from the coding sequence ATGAAATTACAGACTCGCCCCCGCACCAACAAAATCTCTAACGTTCAAATCGCGTTCATGGCGACAGAGGCGCTGTGGAATAATAAGCTGCGTACCAGTTTAACTATGCTGGGCGTAATTATTGGGATATCTTCGGTAATTGCCATTACTTCGGTGGGACAGGGAGTACAAAAATCAACTGAAGAACAGTTAAAGGCTTTGGGTACAAATGTGCTGTTGGTTTTATCCGGCGCTTCGCGATCGGGCGGTGTCAGTCAGGGAAGCGGTTCTGCTACTACTCTTACTTGGGATGACGCTAGGGCGATCGGCAAACAAGCTCCTGCTGTCAAGGCAATTTCGGCTTATTTGCAGCGCCAAGTGCAAGTCGTTTACGGCGGACAAAACTCATTTACTGCTATTTTGGGAACGGATTTAAACTATCCAGATGTGAAGAACATTCAGCCCCAAGAAGGACGGTTTTTTAACGAGGATGAATTGAATGCTGCTGAGCCAGTAGTTGTCCTCGGTTCTAAGGTGCGGGACGAACTTTTTGGAGCCGGAGCTAATCCGCTATCCTCCGATATTCGCATTCAGGGAAACCGCTACAAGGTCATTGGAGTGATGGAAAGCAAGGGGTCTGTAGGGGGAACCGATCAGGACGATCGAGTGTATATTCCCCTCAAAAATATGTCTTCGCGGATTGTGGGGAGAAATTCTTTAGCGGGGATTGCGATCTCGGGTTTTTGGTTGGAAACTGCCGGCGAAGCGGATTTAGCGGATGCTCAATTTCAAGTGGAAAATATCATGCGCTTGCGCCACAATATTTATCCGCCACAACCGGATGATTTTCGAGTTGTAAATCAAGCTGAAATCGTTAATACTTTTAGCAATGTGATAGGTTTATTTACGGTTATGATCGGAGCGATCGCCGGAATTTCTTTGGTGGTTGGCGGCATCGGTATTGCTAATATTATGTTGGTGTCTGTTGTGGAACGCACTAAGGAAATCGGGATTCGCAAAGCGGTAGGCGCTACTAATGCAGCAATTCTCATTCAATTCATGGCGGAATCTATTTTAGTTTCCACGGTGGGGGGTACAGCGGGTATTGGCTTGGGAATTGTGATCGCCTTTGGGGCCTCGACAGCGTTCAAATTTCCGTTTGTGGTTTCTGTATGGTCGATCGCAGCGGGTTTTGGGCTGTCTTTTACCGTGGGGTTGTTAGCTGGAGTATTGCCGGCTCGGAATGCCGCTCGCTTAGATCCGATCGCAGCCTTGCGGAATGATTGA
- a CDS encoding AAA family ATPase codes for MVSINMNWNYLAECLRLLYWIYFKPFTLAEWLREIHPDLKSDTNPFSMRAEFSGNPKLPRYAGQVWLLMVVIPLIAVLLVGIIYSLVVEPFNWLRSSLILMGWLLANRIIRGTNSSLQIGLILMVMSMLFSFTLAIITEQLFMPEIQRLILQPSFFSVLLGLMYGMCFGMGPSVAFGTVFDVAFGVALGVASGVASGVAGVTSSGVAFGVAAIWGVTWGTTLGVGWRVPLDAGLRALVGASFVPFGVTLSFLNLASVTAIMTVGVVYGVISILGVLRVYFWIPELLWMFFLLRFVPEGDEAKWLRCLPPYFDQLIHLPMPLIDSFIVKAYQQNPVAAQQTINYLINSTNQQKVALKAMVGIAIDTLNCCQNSQDIVAITEQLAWIPSPPPAEIGSVLPEFLEISQDVCAAKNASSAYLQSEMLATPLTKLNRLRKSLVLGKNAALATSFASIVQRWLSILETSRQTLEEAALDSAEIPQVYVAGPALNPENSSSRFKGRLDVFREIESLARSSQPPVLLLYGGRRTGKTSALKFLPKKVGSELVPLSIDFQGAAAATTLSGLAEFIADEIVEPARRNRNLQLPAIDRESLKSDPFMALQKWFVQIEKFAPGKRFLLCMDEFERLEEVVEHTGSRAPLNFLRYILQHRANWILLFSGSHTLDELNPYWNDYLINTQSLRMTYLQEAEARDLIQHPIDNFPDIYTEGAIDEIIYLTRCQPYYVQLMCRVLVDRLNAINREKSRLNQEKQTQLAQGDVKAAILKSLEQGGAAFRERYQELTESEREFLHKLIKEPVLAVAESRSWQRLVEKEVLEVTEKGYRFQVPLFQKFVEIQSRQ; via the coding sequence ATGGTTAGTATCAATATGAATTGGAATTATCTAGCTGAATGCCTTCGCCTTCTCTACTGGATTTACTTTAAACCTTTTACTTTGGCGGAGTGGCTGCGGGAAATTCACCCCGATTTGAAATCTGATACTAATCCTTTTAGTATGCGGGCGGAGTTTAGCGGGAATCCTAAGTTGCCGCGGTATGCGGGACAAGTTTGGCTTTTGATGGTAGTCATTCCTTTAATAGCTGTACTGCTAGTTGGAATTATTTATTCGCTGGTAGTCGAGCCATTTAATTGGTTGAGAAGCAGTCTTATTTTGATGGGATGGTTATTGGCAAACCGGATAATACGGGGTACTAATAGTAGTTTGCAAATCGGATTGATACTAATGGTTATGTCGATGTTGTTTAGTTTTACCCTTGCGATAATTACCGAGCAGCTATTCATGCCTGAAATACAGAGATTGATTTTACAACCTTCATTTTTTTCTGTGCTGTTGGGTTTGATGTACGGTATGTGTTTTGGTATGGGACCTAGTGTAGCGTTCGGTACGGTCTTCGATGTGGCGTTCGGTGTGGCGTTAGGTGTGGCGTCTGGTGTGGCATCTGGCGTAGCGGGTGTGACATCTTCTGGTGTAGCGTTTGGTGTGGCTGCGATCTGGGGTGTGACCTGGGGTACGACCTTGGGTGTGGGGTGGCGTGTGCCATTGGATGCAGGGTTGCGAGCGCTCGTTGGGGCATCCTTTGTGCCATTCGGCGTGACGTTGAGTTTCTTGAATTTGGCATCTGTTACGGCTATTATGACTGTCGGTGTAGTCTACGGTGTAATTTCGATTCTCGGCGTTTTGCGAGTTTATTTCTGGATTCCAGAATTACTGTGGATGTTTTTCTTGTTGCGTTTCGTGCCAGAGGGAGACGAGGCAAAATGGCTGCGGTGTCTCCCACCGTACTTCGACCAACTCATTCACTTACCGATGCCTTTGATAGATTCGTTTATCGTCAAAGCTTATCAGCAAAACCCAGTCGCAGCCCAACAAACCATCAATTATCTCATTAACTCAACTAACCAACAGAAAGTAGCATTAAAGGCAATGGTGGGAATTGCCATTGATACCCTCAACTGCTGTCAGAACTCTCAAGATATCGTTGCCATTACCGAACAACTTGCCTGGATACCCTCACCACCGCCAGCCGAAATCGGTTCCGTACTACCTGAATTTTTGGAGATCAGCCAAGATGTTTGCGCTGCCAAAAATGCTAGTTCTGCCTACCTTCAATCCGAAATGCTGGCAACACCTTTGACTAAACTCAATCGTTTGCGAAAAAGTCTGGTTTTAGGCAAAAATGCAGCTTTAGCAACTAGCTTTGCCAGCATTGTACAGCGGTGGTTGAGTATCTTAGAAACATCCCGACAAACTCTAGAGGAAGCAGCTTTAGATTCAGCAGAAATCCCGCAAGTTTATGTCGCTGGGCCAGCCCTCAACCCAGAAAATTCTAGCAGTCGCTTCAAAGGGCGTTTGGACGTATTTCGAGAAATCGAGTCTTTGGCTCGTTCCTCTCAACCACCTGTATTGTTGCTGTATGGAGGTCGTCGCACCGGAAAAACCTCCGCCCTCAAGTTTTTACCTAAAAAAGTTGGCTCAGAATTAGTGCCGTTGTCGATCGACTTTCAGGGTGCAGCCGCGGCAACAACCTTGAGCGGTTTAGCCGAGTTTATCGCTGATGAAATTGTGGAACCGGCGCGGCGCAACCGCAATTTGCAATTACCCGCCATTGACAGAGAATCGCTAAAGAGTGATCCGTTTATGGCTCTCCAAAAATGGTTTGTGCAAATTGAAAAATTTGCGCCCGGAAAGCGATTTTTGTTGTGTATGGATGAGTTTGAGCGGTTGGAAGAAGTAGTCGAACATACGGGAAGTCGAGCGCCCCTGAACTTTTTGCGCTACATTTTGCAGCACCGCGCTAATTGGATTTTGCTATTCAGCGGTTCCCATACTTTGGACGAACTAAATCCTTATTGGAACGATTATTTGATTAATACACAATCTTTACGGATGACGTATTTGCAGGAAGCAGAGGCGCGGGATTTAATTCAGCATCCTATTGATAATTTTCCTGACATTTATACAGAGGGCGCGATTGATGAAATTATTTACTTAACGCGGTGTCAACCTTATTATGTACAACTGATGTGTCGCGTACTTGTCGATCGCCTGAATGCAATAAACAGAGAAAAGAGCAGGTTAAATCAGGAAAAACAAACGCAATTAGCACAAGGGGACGTGAAGGCTGCGATTCTCAAAAGTTTGGAACAAGGGGGGGCTGCATTTCGAGAACGCTATCAAGAATTAACGGAATCAGAACGAGAGTTTTTGCATAAATTAATCAAAGAACCAGTTTTAGCGGTAGCAGAAAGTCGTTCATGGCAGAGACTTGTGGAGAAAGAAGTGCTGGAGGTGACTGAAAAAGGTTATCGTTTTCAAGTACCGCTATTCCAGAAGTTTGTAGAGATTCAAAGTCGGCAATAA
- a CDS encoding DUF4926 domain-containing protein, whose product MAKNTIKLLDVVALTVNIPEYNFWRGQVGTVVELLADGAAFEVEFSDRNGRTYESVGLHPEQIMVLYFEPASPDRKPEMVTA is encoded by the coding sequence GTGGCAAAGAATACAATTAAATTACTAGATGTTGTTGCCTTGACAGTTAACATTCCTGAATACAACTTCTGGCGCGGACAAGTAGGGACTGTGGTTGAACTGTTGGCTGATGGTGCAGCGTTTGAAGTTGAATTTAGCGATCGTAACGGACGCACTTATGAATCTGTCGGGCTGCATCCAGAGCAAATCATGGTGTTGTACTTTGAGCCAGCATCACCGGATCGCAAACCCGAAATGGTTACAGCATAA
- a CDS encoding type II toxin-antitoxin system HicB family antitoxin yields MKLPYIIVIQWSNEDNCYLVHLPDFPSQPFHTHGDTYEEALQNAVEVLELLVEEYQADGKSLPAPKTLVQNLLFA; encoded by the coding sequence ATGAAATTACCTTATATAATTGTTATTCAATGGTCAAATGAAGATAACTGCTACCTAGTTCACTTACCTGATTTTCCATCTCAGCCGTTCCACACTCACGGAGATACCTACGAAGAAGCTTTGCAGAATGCAGTGGAGGTATTAGAGCTTTTAGTTGAAGAATATCAGGCAGATGGTAAATCTCTCCCAGCACCTAAAACTTTAGTACAAAACTTGCTGTTTGCTTGA
- a CDS encoding type II toxin-antitoxin system HicA family toxin, with protein sequence MPKKIRELKSLLLKAGFTYRSAKGSHTRWVHPLLPNEPITIAGNDGDDAKLYLEREVNRKIGILKAIEEEESES encoded by the coding sequence ATGCCCAAAAAGATTAGAGAACTCAAAAGCCTGTTGCTAAAAGCTGGGTTTACTTATCGTTCGGCAAAAGGCAGTCATACAAGATGGGTTCATCCTTTACTACCTAATGAACCAATTACCATTGCTGGAAATGATGGCGATGATGCGAAACTGTATTTAGAGAGAGAAGTTAATCGAAAAATTGGAATATTGAAAGCAATTGAAGAAGAGGAGTCTGAATCATGA
- a CDS encoding NAD(P)H-quinone oxidoreductase subunit J — protein sequence MAEQESAIVEAGKVSQWLTQNGFEHEALAADNLGVEILKVDREFLIPMSTALYAYGFNYMQCQCAYDQGPGQDLVSVYHLAKLTDNASKPEEVRVKVFIPREDPRVPSVYWIWKAADFQERESYDMYGIVYEGHPNLKRILMNEDWVGWPLRKDYISPDFYELQDAY from the coding sequence GTGGCTGAGCAAGAATCTGCAATTGTTGAAGCCGGGAAGGTTTCCCAGTGGTTGACTCAGAATGGGTTTGAACACGAAGCTTTAGCGGCCGATAATTTGGGCGTGGAGATATTAAAGGTCGATCGAGAATTCTTAATTCCGATGTCAACAGCACTGTATGCCTACGGGTTTAATTATATGCAGTGCCAGTGCGCCTACGACCAAGGGCCGGGACAAGATTTAGTCAGCGTCTACCACTTGGCTAAACTGACAGACAATGCTTCCAAGCCTGAAGAAGTCCGCGTCAAAGTATTCATCCCCCGCGAAGATCCCAGAGTCCCATCAGTCTACTGGATTTGGAAAGCAGCCGACTTTCAAGAGCGGGAATCCTACGATATGTACGGCATTGTCTACGAAGGACATCCGAATCTAAAACGGATTTTGATGAACGAAGATTGGGTAGGCTGGCCGCTGCGGAAAGATTACATTTCCCCTGATTTTTACGAATTGCAAGACGCTTATTAA
- a CDS encoding NADH-quinone oxidoreductase subunit B — protein MVLSSDKSQKALINPVERPEVTSQLSENVILTTVDDLYNWARLSSLWPLLFGTACCFIEFAALIGSRFDFDRFGLVPRSSPRQADLIITAGTINMKYAPILVRLYEQMPEPKYVIAMGACTITGGMFSMDSTTAVRGVDKLIPVDVYIPGCPPRPEAIIDAIIKLRKKIANDSMQERARLLPTHRYYTRPHKMKVVDDILDGKYLSVPGRIAPPKELTEAMGMPVPPALLAGQKQEVNRG, from the coding sequence ATGGTCTTAAGTTCTGACAAATCACAAAAAGCGCTGATCAACCCTGTCGAGCGCCCGGAAGTCACATCCCAACTCTCAGAGAACGTCATCCTGACAACAGTGGATGACCTCTACAATTGGGCGAGACTTTCGAGCCTGTGGCCGCTGCTTTTCGGCACTGCCTGCTGCTTCATCGAATTTGCAGCTTTGATCGGATCGCGCTTTGACTTCGACAGATTCGGCTTAGTACCGCGATCGAGCCCCCGGCAAGCCGACTTGATCATCACCGCCGGCACAATTAACATGAAGTACGCCCCCATCTTGGTGCGGCTGTACGAACAAATGCCGGAACCCAAATACGTGATCGCGATGGGCGCTTGCACCATCACCGGCGGAATGTTCAGCATGGACTCCACCACAGCAGTCAGAGGCGTTGACAAACTGATTCCCGTAGACGTGTACATCCCCGGCTGTCCCCCCCGGCCAGAAGCGATTATTGACGCAATTATCAAACTGCGGAAAAAAATCGCCAACGATTCCATGCAAGAACGGGCCAGATTGCTGCCCACCCACCGCTACTACACCAGACCCCACAAAATGAAAGTAGTAGACGACATTTTGGACGGCAAATACTTGTCAGTTCCAGGCCGGATTGCGCCGCCGAAGGAATTGACAGAAGCAATGGGAATGCCAGTACCGCCGGCCCTGCTTGCAGGACAAAAACAGGAGGTAAACCGTGGCTGA
- a CDS encoding NAD(P)H-quinone oxidoreductase subunit 3 — MFALSGYEYFLGFLLISSLVPILALTASKVLRPKSRPYDRRTTYESGVEPIGGAWIQFNIRYYMFALVFVIFDVETVFLYPWAVAFNQLGLLAFIEALFFITILVIALVYAWRKGALEWS; from the coding sequence GTGTTTGCACTCAGCGGCTACGAGTATTTCTTAGGCTTCCTGTTAATTTCCAGCCTAGTCCCTATCCTCGCCCTCACGGCGTCTAAGGTACTGCGCCCGAAAAGTCGTCCCTACGACCGACGCACTACCTACGAATCCGGTGTCGAGCCGATCGGCGGAGCCTGGATTCAATTCAACATCCGATATTATATGTTCGCCCTGGTCTTCGTCATCTTCGACGTAGAGACCGTCTTCCTCTATCCTTGGGCGGTTGCTTTCAACCAGCTAGGACTTTTGGCTTTTATCGAAGCCTTGTTTTTTATCACGATCCTCGTTATTGCTCTTGTCTATGCATGGCGCAAAGGAGCCTTGGAATGGTCTTAA
- a CDS encoding rubredoxin, with product MSDRATETKTLDRHECRACGYVYDPKKGNPKNDIAPGTAFEDLPQTWVCPVCAARKSAFQNLGQMEGVSGFKANQRYGVGVNGMTEGQKSLLIFGGLVVGFLLLLSMYGLQ from the coding sequence ATGAGCGATCGAGCCACTGAAACAAAAACCCTCGATCGGCACGAGTGCCGCGCCTGCGGCTACGTCTACGATCCGAAAAAGGGGAATCCTAAAAATGACATTGCCCCGGGCACGGCTTTTGAAGATTTGCCCCAAACTTGGGTCTGTCCCGTTTGCGCAGCGCGCAAGTCGGCGTTTCAAAATCTCGGTCAGATGGAAGGGGTATCGGGATTTAAGGCAAATCAGCGCTACGGTGTCGGTGTCAACGGCATGACCGAAGGTCAGAAAAGTTTGCTGATTTTTGGCGGCTTGGTCGTTGGTTTCTTGTTGTTACTTAGTATGTATGGTTTGCAGTAA
- a CDS encoding photosynthesis system II assembly factor Ycf48: MVCSKTIVRFWQRIVMLLAAALICTSCSTIGSVSYNPWQVISLPTEANLQDIAFTGNPQHGWVVGSEATLLETLDGGTSWKSIALDIDDPRSRFASVSFSGSEGWIVGQPSVLLHTKDEGKSWTRIALSSQLPGSPSKVAALGPNSAEMTTDVGAIYRTSDGGKNWKAVVQDSFGVVRNINRSEDGQYVAVSSKGNFYSVWKPGQEAWEPHNRNSSRRLQNMGFTKDGRLWMLARGGQIQFSDPSNPEGWGKPFFPDRKASWGLLDMAYRTDNEVWVAGGGGNLLCSLDGGKTWQKDREVEDVPANFYRIVFMGPDRGFVIGASGTLLKYQGSAQAA, encoded by the coding sequence ATGGTTTGCAGTAAAACGATTGTGAGATTTTGGCAACGAATTGTAATGTTATTGGCCGCTGCGCTTATCTGTACGAGTTGCAGCACCATCGGTTCTGTGAGTTACAACCCCTGGCAAGTGATTTCCTTGCCGACGGAAGCTAATTTGCAGGATATTGCTTTTACGGGCAATCCTCAGCACGGCTGGGTTGTGGGTTCTGAGGCGACTTTGCTCGAAACCCTTGACGGTGGCACTAGCTGGAAGTCTATAGCACTGGATATCGACGATCCGAGGTCGCGTTTTGCGTCGGTGAGTTTCTCTGGTTCCGAAGGCTGGATTGTCGGCCAGCCTTCTGTTTTGCTCCACACGAAGGATGAGGGTAAGTCTTGGACGCGGATTGCTTTGAGCAGTCAGTTGCCTGGTTCTCCGAGTAAGGTCGCGGCTTTGGGCCCGAATTCCGCCGAGATGACGACCGATGTCGGGGCGATTTACCGGACTTCTGACGGCGGCAAAAATTGGAAAGCTGTCGTGCAGGATTCTTTTGGAGTAGTTCGCAATATCAACCGTTCTGAAGACGGGCAGTATGTTGCGGTTTCCTCAAAGGGCAATTTCTACTCTGTGTGGAAACCCGGACAAGAAGCTTGGGAACCTCACAACCGCAATAGTTCTCGACGCCTGCAAAATATGGGCTTTACCAAGGATGGGCGTTTGTGGATGCTCGCCCGCGGTGGTCAGATTCAGTTTAGCGACCCGTCCAATCCTGAAGGTTGGGGAAAACCGTTTTTTCCCGATCGCAAGGCGAGTTGGGGTTTGCTGGACATGGCTTACCGGACTGATAATGAAGTTTGGGTAGCCGGCGGCGGCGGCAATTTGCTGTGCAGTTTGGACGGCGGGAAAACTTGGCAAAAAGACCGCGAAGTTGAAGATGTTCCCGCTAATTTTTACAGGATTGTCTTTATGGGCCCCGATCGCGGATTTGTGATCGGCGCGAGCGGTACTTTACTTAAATATCAAGGTTCAGCACAAGCTGCTTGA
- a CDS encoding cytochrome b559 subunit alpha produces MAGTTGERPFGDIITSIRYWVIHSITIPALFIAGWLFVQTGLAYDAFGTPRPNQYFTPQREEVPIISDRFEAKKQVDQFIAK; encoded by the coding sequence ATGGCTGGTACAACTGGAGAACGTCCGTTTGGGGACATTATTACAAGTATCCGTTATTGGGTAATTCACAGCATCACCATTCCAGCTTTGTTTATTGCTGGATGGCTGTTTGTGCAAACGGGTTTGGCTTACGATGCTTTCGGAACTCCTCGCCCTAACCAGTATTTCACACCGCAGCGGGAAGAAGTGCCGATTATCTCGGATCGCTTTGAAGCTAAGAAACAAGTAGATCAGTTCATTGCCAAGTAA
- a CDS encoding cytochrome b559 subunit beta yields the protein MTSRTPNNEPISYPIFTVRWLAVHTLGVPTIFFLGAIAAMQFIQR from the coding sequence ATGACGAGCAGAACCCCAAATAATGAGCCAATTTCGTATCCGATTTTTACGGTGCGCTGGTTGGCAGTTCATACTTTAGGTGTCCCAACAATTTTCTTTTTGGGCGCGATCGCAGCAATGCAATTTATTCAACGATAG
- a CDS encoding photosystem II reaction center protein L, with protein sequence MPERLPNPNEQPVELNRTSLYLGLLLIFTLGILFSSYFFN encoded by the coding sequence ATGCCTGAACGCCTTCCTAATCCCAACGAGCAGCCTGTTGAGTTAAACCGGACTTCTTTGTATTTGGGTTTGTTGCTGATTTTTACTCTGGGTATTTTGTTTTCCAGTTATTTCTTTAACTAA
- a CDS encoding photosystem II reaction center protein J: MFSESGRIPLWLVATVAGLGVLSIVSLFFYGAYAGLGSSM; this comes from the coding sequence ATGTTTAGTGAAAGTGGCAGAATTCCTTTGTGGCTGGTAGCTACTGTCGCCGGTCTCGGTGTTCTGAGCATTGTGAGTCTTTTCTTCTACGGTGCTTATGCCGGTTTGGGTTCTTCGATGTAA